From a single Methanofollis sp. W23 genomic region:
- a CDS encoding P-II family nitrogen regulator, with the protein MKKIEAVIRPTKFEDVKTALEEIGMVSMTVSEVKGRGQQKGVRQQWRGAEYVVDFFPKTRIEMVVPDEKVDEVVSAIVRAAQTGQIGDGKIFVVPVERVVRVRTGEEDDRAL; encoded by the coding sequence ATGAAAAAGATCGAGGCGGTCATCAGGCCGACGAAGTTCGAGGACGTGAAGACCGCCCTTGAAGAGATCGGGATGGTCTCGATGACCGTCTCAGAGGTGAAGGGCCGGGGGCAGCAGAAAGGCGTGAGGCAGCAGTGGCGCGGCGCCGAGTACGTCGTCGACTTCTTCCCCAAGACCAGGATCGAGATGGTCGTCCCTGACGAGAAGGTGGACGAGGTCGTCAGCGCGATCGTGCGGGCCGCACAGACCGGCCAGATCGGCGACGGCAAGATCTTTGTCGTCCCGGTCGAGCGGGTGGTCAGGGTCAGGACCGGCGAGGAGGATGACAGGGCCTTATAG
- a CDS encoding tubulin-like doman-containing protein, which produces MKRERDAGAALQLPTDLTLCGLGGCGKKLVGEICRQEWFLTYYSRTGRHLSIYTMDTDANERFQDDAMRERVLETVDALGGRGNIEYDALYLPNLANISQVSDLAGLDIAEKIKGTKSEPRTAVWWLNDPDEDGLHFDELRTIDPFVTDDFGGGVHRRRAISKAILYKVINEGQASGFPMFSTMGTTALVVGLGGGTGSGMFIDLARYIRGQRGETAQIWLYIVLPTTMEGEKEQLNAAVALTELEYLNQNERLFNYIVLTPLGPTGYKKGEEAREEVHEFDAVFPYIFSNFLHLEKGDINIGDAKKPYASFIIADAHVISYPVEELRRLKEEYGVVIEEQEEITASKKHLNQAVGDLLDEAGLTAVVPPTRSDFDYIKKEFGTIEKVWRNEIGRLLDYQTGSAVEFFIENNVPPELRPDMVRTYDDLVDFLARVRTFAQAVKEDELKDDLDRKLFRSLPESFHTLETTARLFRRVAAVDEEAVHAALMETLKGREEMAPFVREVVARRKEVLDEVHLLQASLAEKKADLDGMEVHREEIGRGVEQTLSDVDLMLDQFVTLKEKIRVIEGPEKGLQEMVNRSIEALQEKTVKAADKEGWLRAAGVPEVQQEVTALSHESGEPLDALSDLVEAIALYHYYEMRVARIDAGGFGSKVVGYINKKPARERKKFEALRREKEEFIKANAKYWGLDIAPSFALRFPEDFIVAGLVRRAEELRRKITETLYARLPLDDPEGVAALFEAGERGTIRAALRDRLTATALHQEGFTERHAAYEAEYAALHAQVEEKEAAVRALEATEEVADQTFPYRRELNRHYRTFSETLVRINEEKTYGKHTRKGLYLTNFGEINPRILSLIHENSSLWDLDWEENGRKELDKLVAEITGSYKHLIDNYKLGIHNLMVPISATERWNFGKVGLVVASPSDYIGRTIASARVGDQMNREVNETLALRNINDSRLVTHSHTRPWEIALTFVASASFLDNISPLIAGGGYWEIYERNRDNILHHVLMMHEGKYITRERLLNLKEAGKLSNLEKDGTNVSDEVRGLYTVKGIREALPR; this is translated from the coding sequence ATGAAACGTGAGCGAGATGCCGGCGCCGCCCTCCAGCTCCCGACCGACCTGACCCTCTGCGGGCTTGGCGGGTGCGGAAAGAAATTGGTCGGCGAGATCTGCCGTCAGGAATGGTTCCTCACCTACTATTCGAGGACCGGTCGGCACCTGAGCATCTATACCATGGACACCGACGCCAACGAACGCTTCCAGGACGACGCCATGCGCGAGCGCGTCCTCGAGACCGTCGACGCCCTTGGCGGGAGGGGCAACATCGAGTACGACGCCCTCTATCTCCCCAACCTCGCCAACATCAGCCAGGTCTCAGACCTCGCCGGGCTCGACATCGCCGAGAAGATCAAAGGGACCAAGTCTGAACCCCGCACCGCCGTCTGGTGGCTCAACGACCCCGACGAAGACGGCCTGCACTTCGACGAACTCAGGACCATCGACCCCTTCGTCACCGACGACTTCGGCGGCGGGGTGCACCGGCGACGGGCGATCTCCAAGGCGATCCTGTACAAGGTGATCAACGAAGGCCAGGCCAGCGGGTTCCCCATGTTCTCGACGATGGGCACGACCGCCCTCGTCGTCGGGCTCGGCGGCGGGACCGGGTCAGGGATGTTCATCGACCTTGCCAGGTATATCAGGGGGCAACGGGGAGAGACCGCCCAGATCTGGCTGTACATCGTCCTCCCCACCACCATGGAAGGTGAGAAAGAGCAGCTCAACGCCGCCGTTGCCCTCACCGAACTGGAATACCTCAACCAGAACGAACGCCTCTTCAACTACATCGTGCTCACCCCGCTCGGCCCGACCGGCTACAAGAAGGGCGAGGAGGCGCGGGAGGAGGTGCACGAGTTCGACGCCGTCTTCCCGTACATCTTCAGCAACTTCCTCCATCTTGAGAAGGGCGACATCAACATCGGGGACGCCAAGAAACCCTACGCCTCGTTCATCATCGCCGACGCCCATGTCATCTCGTACCCGGTCGAAGAACTGCGGCGCCTCAAGGAGGAGTACGGGGTGGTCATCGAGGAGCAGGAGGAGATCACCGCGAGCAAAAAACATCTCAACCAGGCGGTCGGCGACCTCCTGGACGAGGCCGGACTGACCGCAGTCGTGCCGCCGACCCGGAGCGACTTCGACTATATCAAAAAGGAGTTCGGGACCATCGAGAAAGTCTGGCGAAACGAGATCGGCAGGCTCCTCGACTACCAGACCGGCAGCGCCGTCGAGTTCTTCATCGAGAACAATGTCCCGCCAGAACTCAGGCCCGACATGGTCAGGACCTACGACGACCTGGTCGACTTCCTTGCACGGGTCAGGACCTTTGCCCAGGCGGTGAAGGAGGACGAACTCAAAGACGACCTCGACCGCAAACTCTTCAGGAGTCTGCCCGAGTCGTTCCATACCCTCGAGACCACGGCACGACTCTTCAGGCGGGTGGCGGCCGTCGACGAGGAGGCGGTGCATGCCGCCCTGATGGAGACCCTCAAGGGCCGCGAGGAGATGGCGCCGTTTGTGCGGGAGGTGGTCGCGAGGCGCAAGGAGGTCCTGGACGAGGTCCACCTCCTCCAGGCGTCCCTGGCCGAGAAGAAGGCCGACCTCGACGGCATGGAGGTCCATCGCGAGGAGATCGGGCGGGGGGTCGAGCAGACCCTCTCTGACGTGGACCTCATGCTCGACCAGTTCGTCACCCTGAAGGAGAAGATCCGGGTGATCGAGGGGCCAGAAAAGGGGTTGCAGGAGATGGTCAACCGCAGCATCGAGGCCCTTCAGGAGAAGACGGTGAAGGCCGCGGACAAAGAGGGGTGGCTCAGGGCCGCCGGGGTCCCTGAGGTCCAGCAGGAGGTCACGGCCCTCTCCCACGAGAGCGGTGAACCCCTCGACGCCCTCTCTGACCTGGTCGAGGCGATCGCCCTCTATCATTATTATGAGATGCGGGTCGCACGGATCGACGCCGGCGGGTTTGGGAGCAAGGTCGTCGGGTACATCAACAAGAAACCGGCGCGGGAACGGAAAAAGTTCGAGGCGCTCAGGAGGGAGAAGGAGGAGTTCATCAAGGCGAACGCGAAATACTGGGGCCTTGACATCGCCCCCTCCTTTGCCCTCAGGTTCCCTGAGGACTTCATCGTCGCAGGACTTGTGCGGCGGGCCGAGGAGTTGAGGAGAAAGATCACCGAGACCCTCTATGCCCGCCTCCCGCTCGACGACCCCGAGGGGGTGGCGGCCCTCTTCGAGGCAGGCGAGCGCGGGACGATCAGGGCGGCGCTCAGGGACCGTCTCACCGCCACGGCCCTGCACCAGGAGGGGTTCACCGAGCGGCATGCGGCGTACGAGGCCGAGTACGCGGCGCTGCATGCGCAGGTGGAGGAGAAGGAGGCGGCGGTCCGCGCCCTCGAAGCGACCGAGGAGGTGGCCGATCAGACCTTCCCGTATCGGCGTGAACTCAACCGCCACTACCGGACCTTCTCAGAGACCCTTGTCAGGATCAACGAGGAGAAGACCTATGGGAAGCACACGAGGAAGGGGCTGTACCTCACGAACTTCGGGGAGATCAATCCCAGGATCCTCTCGCTCATCCACGAGAATTCCTCACTGTGGGACCTGGACTGGGAGGAGAACGGCCGCAAGGAACTGGACAAACTGGTGGCCGAGATCACCGGGAGTTACAAGCACCTCATCGACAACTACAAACTCGGGATCCACAACCTGATGGTCCCGATCAGCGCCACCGAGCGGTGGAACTTCGGGAAGGTGGGGCTGGTCGTGGCCTCGCCCTCCGACTATATCGGCCGGACGATCGCGAGCGCCCGGGTGGGCGACCAGATGAACCGCGAGGTCAACGAGACGCTGGCCCTCAGGAACATCAACGACTCCCGCCTGGTCACGCACAGTCATACGAGGCCCTGGGAGATCGCCCTCACCTTCGTCGCCTCGGCCTCGTTCCTGGACAATATCTCGCCGCTCATTGCAGGCGGGGGCTACTGGGAGATCTATGAGAGGAACCGGGACAATATTCTCCATCATGTCCTCATGATGCATGAGGGGAAGTATATCACGAGGGAGCGGTTGCTCAACCTGAAAGAGGCCGGGAAACTTTCGAACCTGGAGAAGGACGGGACGAACGTCTCCGACGAGGTGCGGGGGCTCTATACGGTGAAGGGGATCAGGGAGGCACTGCCCAGATGA
- the hypF gene encoding carbamoyltransferase HypF, which yields MQNRGKIIIRGIVQGVGFRPFVYGLAEKYGISGWVKNLGSRVEITASGARFSEFCQAVAGGTPLSVIDSVEVLPLDEEVETGFMILPSGTGALDGLIPPDVAVCDECIRDIFTPGGRYEGYWATSCVNCGPRYSIIRSLPYDRERTAMEEFPMCGACEAEYTDPGCRRHHAQTIACGGCGPGLALLGPDGESVGSEDPVGAAAAMLDAGAVLAILGVGGFHLACTEEAAGTLKARLNRPEQPLAVMMTREAVERYVEPTAWDREALTSRVRPIVVMKKKDATAHAGLSSLHTLGVMLPYTGLHHLLFARLDHDLLVMTSANVPGTPMITATDDALAHLNGTADGFLVHDRQIVNRCDDSVVRDGHIIRLSRGIAPKRAKIDLGERCILGVGPELNATTTVYQHGFAVTSPHVGNVRNPQTLAYLQETVETIGGLLGAGFEVIAHDLHPQFLSTRYAQRLAEETGAALVPVQHHRAHIAATTREECVGIAIDGVGYGDDGTIWGGEVFAGAVPDLERVGHLETVGMPGGDLATRFPERMLYGILPHERTLALLASRGWGETELGVLARQVERGFNVAQTSSTGRVLDAASALLGICRERTYDGEPAMKFEAVAAGGTPETWDLSFERDGDGCEVLKTSALLTRAFDAYDAGAKVADIAASVQCTLARGVAALAVHAAHERGIPRVALSGGVAYNHMIRETVRSVVEAEGLDLLVSRDYPLGDGCISFGQCVWAGALEEER from the coding sequence ATGCAAAACAGAGGAAAAATCATCATCCGCGGGATCGTGCAGGGCGTCGGATTTCGTCCGTTTGTCTATGGTCTCGCCGAGAAATACGGCATATCAGGGTGGGTCAAGAACCTCGGGAGCAGGGTGGAGATCACTGCGTCCGGTGCGCGCTTTTCGGAGTTCTGCCAGGCAGTGGCAGGTGGAACGCCTCTCTCGGTCATCGACTCGGTCGAGGTGCTGCCTCTCGATGAAGAGGTCGAAACGGGGTTTATGATCCTGCCGAGCGGTACCGGGGCGCTGGACGGGTTGATCCCGCCTGATGTCGCCGTCTGCGATGAGTGTATCAGGGACATCTTCACGCCTGGGGGACGCTACGAGGGCTACTGGGCGACTTCGTGCGTCAACTGCGGCCCACGCTACAGCATCATCAGGAGTCTTCCGTACGACCGGGAGCGGACGGCGATGGAGGAGTTTCCGATGTGCGGGGCGTGCGAGGCCGAGTACACCGATCCAGGGTGCCGGCGGCATCATGCCCAGACGATCGCCTGCGGGGGGTGCGGCCCAGGCCTCGCCCTCCTCGGGCCTGACGGCGAGTCGGTGGGAAGCGAGGACCCGGTCGGGGCGGCGGCGGCGATGCTCGACGCCGGGGCGGTCCTTGCAATCCTGGGGGTCGGGGGGTTCCATCTTGCCTGCACCGAGGAGGCGGCAGGCACGCTCAAGGCCAGGTTGAACAGGCCCGAGCAACCCCTGGCGGTGATGATGACCAGGGAGGCGGTCGAGCGCTATGTCGAGCCGACGGCATGGGACCGCGAGGCGCTCACGAGCCGCGTCCGCCCGATCGTCGTGATGAAGAAGAAGGACGCAACGGCCCACGCGGGGCTCTCGTCCCTTCACACCCTGGGGGTGATGCTCCCGTACACCGGGCTCCACCACCTCCTCTTCGCCCGTCTCGACCACGACCTCCTGGTGATGACCAGCGCCAATGTGCCTGGGACGCCGATGATCACCGCCACTGATGACGCCCTTGCCCATCTCAACGGGACGGCCGACGGGTTCCTGGTCCATGACCGCCAGATCGTGAACCGGTGCGACGACTCGGTGGTGCGGGACGGGCATATCATCAGGCTCTCGCGGGGCATCGCCCCGAAGCGGGCGAAGATCGATCTCGGCGAGCGATGCATCCTCGGGGTGGGGCCTGAACTCAACGCCACCACGACGGTCTACCAGCACGGGTTCGCGGTCACCTCCCCGCATGTCGGGAATGTGAGAAACCCCCAGACCCTCGCCTACCTGCAGGAGACGGTGGAGACGATCGGCGGGCTCCTGGGTGCGGGGTTCGAGGTGATCGCCCACGATCTCCACCCGCAGTTCCTCTCGACGCGGTATGCCCAGAGGCTTGCCGAGGAGACGGGGGCGGCACTGGTGCCGGTCCAGCACCACCGCGCCCATATCGCGGCGACGACACGGGAGGAGTGCGTCGGGATCGCCATCGACGGCGTAGGTTACGGCGACGACGGCACCATCTGGGGCGGCGAGGTCTTTGCCGGGGCGGTGCCGGACCTCGAGCGGGTGGGCCATCTGGAGACGGTCGGGATGCCTGGCGGCGACCTTGCGACGCGGTTCCCTGAGCGGATGCTCTACGGGATCCTCCCCCACGAGCGGACCCTCGCCCTCCTGGCCAGCCGCGGCTGGGGCGAGACCGAACTCGGGGTGCTGGCCCGCCAGGTCGAGCGAGGGTTCAATGTGGCGCAGACCAGCAGCACGGGCCGGGTGCTCGACGCCGCCTCGGCCCTTCTCGGGATCTGCCGGGAGCGGACCTATGACGGAGAACCGGCGATGAAGTTCGAGGCCGTGGCGGCCGGGGGCACCCCTGAGACCTGGGACCTCTCCTTCGAGCGTGACGGCGACGGGTGCGAGGTGCTCAAGACCTCTGCCCTTCTCACGAGGGCCTTCGACGCCTATGATGCCGGGGCAAAGGTCGCCGATATCGCCGCCTCGGTCCAGTGCACCCTCGCCCGCGGGGTCGCGGCCCTCGCGGTGCATGCGGCGCACGAGCGCGGGATCCCGCGGGTCGCCCTCTCTGGCGGGGTGGCCTACAACCATATGATCAGGGAGACGGTCCGCTCGGTCGTCGAGGCCGAGGGCCTGGACCTTCTTGTCAGCCGCGACTATCCCCTCGGCGACGGGTGCATCAGTTTCGGGCAGTGCGTCTGGGCCGGGGCACTGGAAGAAGAGCGGTAA
- a CDS encoding ArsR family transcriptional regulator produces MPLLLTFNNPKFKEIYGLLNKKWMTEQELCEECDSTCVGPCLSILKKGNLIEEQWRMPEPGKKPSKEFRTTYGGFRANFQCTMTDLADLIYLALSTDEHLRTMVTCVEDELEIGNTSIADIARKYGVSPLYVKGLTKRIPNLDVKGQGLMYVEDTR; encoded by the coding sequence GTGCCTCTCTTGTTGACTTTCAATAATCCGAAATTCAAAGAGATCTACGGACTCTTAAACAAGAAATGGATGACTGAGCAAGAGCTCTGTGAAGAGTGTGACAGCACGTGTGTCGGCCCATGTCTCTCAATTCTGAAGAAAGGTAATCTCATCGAGGAGCAGTGGCGGATGCCTGAACCAGGCAAGAAGCCAAGTAAAGAATTCCGGACAACGTATGGCGGATTCAGGGCAAACTTCCAGTGCACCATGACCGACCTGGCCGACCTCATCTATCTGGCGCTCTCGACCGACGAGCACCTCAGGACGATGGTCACCTGCGTCGAGGACGAACTGGAGATCGGGAACACTTCTATCGCCGACATCGCCAGGAAATACGGGGTATCTCCCCTCTATGTCAAGGGCCTTACCAAACGGATCCCGAACCTTGACGTAAAGGGCCAGGGGCTGATGTATGTCGAAGACACCAGGTGA
- a CDS encoding MarR family transcriptional regulator: MSKTPGEDPVATLLRSKREITRFQILVEVAEHQPAVRQQEIAEKMGVTPQAVSEYIRELSDDGFVSAYGRGRYEVTKEGIEWVLANAEVLENYARHVTRDVIQKVRVWPAVAAEPLKEGDAVGVFMKDGWLYASKTEQTAMGTVIADAEAGQDVGVARLAGLIDHTEGTVHVLKVPRIERGGSRKMDLAGVRGVLAGVQVVGIAGLEASVVMKSIGRTPDISFGSREGVIEAAFHGVECAILIVDEEFTDFLKRLENAGLSYVIHDLILP, from the coding sequence ATGTCGAAGACACCAGGTGAAGACCCGGTGGCAACCCTGCTTCGAAGCAAGCGGGAGATCACCAGGTTCCAGATCCTGGTCGAGGTCGCCGAGCACCAACCGGCGGTCAGGCAACAGGAGATCGCCGAGAAGATGGGGGTGACCCCCCAGGCGGTCTCCGAGTACATCAGGGAACTCTCCGACGACGGGTTTGTCTCGGCCTACGGCAGAGGGCGCTACGAGGTCACCAAGGAAGGGATCGAGTGGGTGCTTGCCAATGCCGAGGTGCTGGAGAACTATGCCCGCCATGTCACCCGCGACGTGATCCAGAAGGTCCGGGTCTGGCCGGCGGTCGCCGCCGAGCCCCTCAAGGAGGGGGACGCCGTCGGGGTCTTCATGAAAGACGGCTGGCTCTATGCCTCGAAGACCGAACAGACGGCGATGGGTACGGTGATCGCCGACGCCGAGGCCGGGCAGGACGTCGGGGTTGCACGGCTCGCCGGACTCATCGACCATACCGAGGGGACGGTGCATGTCCTCAAGGTCCCGCGGATCGAGCGGGGCGGCTCCAGGAAGATGGACCTGGCCGGAGTGCGGGGGGTCCTGGCAGGGGTCCAGGTGGTCGGGATCGCCGGGCTCGAGGCGTCGGTCGTGATGAAAAGTATCGGACGAACACCGGATATCTCTTTTGGCTCACGGGAAGGCGTGATCGAAGCCGCCTTCCACGGGGTGGAGTGTGCCATCCTCATCGTCGATGAGGAGTTCACTGATTTCCTCAAGAGGCTCGAGAATGCCGGCCTCAGTTACGTGATCCACGACCTGATCCTGCCATGA
- a CDS encoding DEAD/DEAH box helicase, producing the protein MTVIIVPQRGSYRLIIYNGKKVLNTGVFGLSSTAKGYRPVNFKTRKPGRRNYRNIPTKQLVDLVRTSKIWITRPEPALMAFLGDFQVSSKVAPLCRTCLLEDRVSVLNKKNAVRYGRERICMDCAERELRREMGYLGQFGQRSFQYIRALLETYKDIDRVLGLLQPEQRDPSQTLFDRMEAVKPVKTHHITQVPVPKAFAKASGVEYLTPVQQLAVNGGLLEGKDLLVVSATASGKTFVGEMAGMKNLLEGRGRLLFLVPLVALANQKYFRFRERYKDLASVALQTGTSRLNLPETRPVGERNTRAQVIVGTYEGLDTIFRNGRRLKDIGTVVIDEVQNLEEPERGHRLDGLIARIKKTSPNAQFLYLSATIGSPNVLAGKLEAKLVRYDSRPVPLDRHLIFCEKKKKVQFIKSMVREEFARRSSKGYRGQTIVFTNSRARCHTLAKAMGSNTARPYHSGLTSKERRHVEELFGSQKIACVVTTAALAAGVDFPASQVVFDALAMGIKWLTVQEFNQMLGRAGRPDFHDQGRVVILAEPGATYSRTSKVTEEEMAIALLKGEMEEVAPVYGLEGSSEEFAANAIVCKGDEAEIQWMERKMVGTNEPVLETLQKHRLVRRKKGHIELSDLAGVMARHFIGVERLLLVRKLVSSKKDPLDIVAEINCTEVREEA; encoded by the coding sequence ATGACGGTCATCATCGTCCCCCAGCGAGGGTCATATCGGCTGATCATCTATAATGGGAAGAAAGTCCTGAACACCGGAGTCTTCGGGCTTTCTTCCACGGCAAAAGGGTACAGGCCGGTCAATTTCAAGACGAGAAAACCGGGGCGGAGAAATTACAGGAATATCCCGACCAAGCAGCTCGTCGACCTGGTCCGCACCTCGAAGATCTGGATCACGAGGCCTGAACCGGCGCTGATGGCCTTCCTCGGCGACTTCCAGGTCTCGTCGAAGGTGGCCCCGCTCTGCCGGACCTGTCTGCTCGAGGACAGGGTCTCGGTGCTCAACAAGAAGAACGCGGTGCGCTACGGGCGCGAGCGGATCTGTATGGACTGCGCCGAGCGGGAACTGCGCCGCGAGATGGGCTACCTGGGGCAGTTCGGGCAGCGGTCATTCCAATATATCAGGGCGCTGCTGGAGACCTATAAGGACATCGACCGGGTGCTCGGGCTGCTCCAGCCCGAACAGCGCGATCCCTCCCAGACGCTCTTCGACCGGATGGAGGCGGTCAAGCCGGTCAAGACCCACCATATCACGCAGGTGCCGGTGCCGAAGGCGTTTGCAAAGGCGTCAGGGGTGGAGTACCTCACGCCGGTCCAGCAGCTCGCGGTGAACGGCGGGCTGCTGGAGGGCAAGGACCTCCTGGTGGTCTCGGCGACAGCGAGCGGGAAGACGTTCGTCGGCGAGATGGCCGGGATGAAGAACCTGCTCGAAGGACGGGGGCGTCTGCTCTTCCTGGTGCCGCTCGTCGCCCTTGCAAACCAGAAATACTTCAGGTTCAGGGAGCGTTACAAAGACCTGGCGTCGGTCGCCCTCCAGACCGGAACGAGTCGGCTCAACCTGCCCGAGACAAGGCCGGTGGGCGAGCGGAACACCCGGGCGCAGGTCATCGTCGGGACCTATGAGGGGCTTGACACGATCTTTCGGAATGGTCGGCGGCTCAAGGATATCGGGACGGTGGTCATCGACGAGGTCCAGAACCTGGAGGAGCCCGAGCGCGGCCACCGTCTGGACGGGCTGATCGCAAGGATCAAAAAGACCTCGCCGAATGCCCAGTTCCTCTACCTGTCGGCGACGATCGGGTCGCCGAATGTGCTGGCCGGGAAGCTGGAGGCGAAGCTGGTCAGGTACGACAGCCGCCCGGTGCCGCTGGACCGCCACCTCATCTTCTGCGAGAAGAAGAAGAAGGTCCAGTTCATCAAGTCGATGGTGCGTGAGGAGTTTGCCAGGCGGTCCTCGAAGGGCTACCGTGGGCAGACGATCGTCTTCACGAACTCGCGGGCGCGGTGCCATACGCTGGCCAAGGCGATGGGCTCGAATACGGCGAGGCCCTATCATTCCGGACTGACCTCGAAGGAACGCCGGCATGTCGAGGAACTCTTCGGGTCGCAGAAGATCGCCTGCGTGGTGACCACCGCGGCCCTGGCGGCAGGGGTGGACTTCCCGGCGTCGCAGGTGGTCTTTGATGCGCTGGCGATGGGGATCAAGTGGCTCACGGTCCAGGAGTTCAACCAGATGCTGGGGCGTGCGGGGCGGCCCGACTTCCATGACCAGGGGCGGGTCGTCATCCTTGCCGAACCTGGGGCGACGTATTCGCGGACCTCCAAGGTGACCGAGGAGGAGATGGCGATCGCGTTGCTCAAGGGCGAGATGGAGGAGGTGGCCCCGGTCTATGGGCTTGAAGGGAGTTCTGAGGAGTTCGCCGCGAACGCGATCGTCTGCAAGGGCGACGAGGCCGAGATCCAGTGGATGGAACGCAAGATGGTCGGGACCAACGAACCGGTCCTCGAGACGCTCCAGAAGCACCGGTTGGTCAGGCGCAAGAAGGGGCATATCGAGCTCTCTGACCTTGCCGGGGTGATGGCCAGGCACTTCATCGGGGTCGAGCGGTTGCTGCTCGTCAGGAAACTGGTCAGTTCGAAGAAGGATCCGCTGGATATTGTCGCGGAGATCAACTGCACCGAGGTCAGGGAAGAGGCCTGA